In bacterium BMS3Abin08, the genomic stretch TGCCTGTGCCACGGGGGCCGTATATCAGGACATCGTTACAGGGAAGCCCCCTTAAAAACTGCATCGTGTTCCTCTTCAGGAGGGTTACTACCTCATCGATCCCCTTGAGTTCATCAAAGGTAACCGGGTCAGGCGCATCTATTCCCTCGATCATGAGTTGGTCTCCCCTCGGGAAAACCTTGAAGGCGACGTATCTATCCAGAACGGATAGATCAACAACGGGGCGGAACTGATCGAGAAACCTCCTGAAGTTTGTATTTAACTCCCTTAGCTGTCTGACCAACTCATCCATATCATCGACCCCCGGATAACCTCTCAAGGGCCTTTCCATGAAGCCTCCCGTTTGCCGAGACAAGTAGCGGTGAGACCCTTTTCATCGAGAGTTCCACATCCTCAATGGAGTTTCCTTCAATATCCGTAACAACCCCGCCGGCCTCCTCAACAATCAGCAAACCACCGGCAAAGTCAAAACTCCTTGCAGGTGCGGGGTTAACATAAACACTGGCCGCACCAAAGGCAACAAAACACAGGTCAAGAGCGGTGGACCCAAAGCACCTCGTTCTGTTTGCAGATGAAATGAGGGGAAGAATTACCGGCACATCCCGCCCCGGGTTCTGTGTTTCATAGAGCACGACACGCATGACATCATCCCCCTGTGTTCTCAACCTTCTGCCGTTACAGAACGAACCTTCCCCTCTAACCGCCCAGTACTCGTCCCCTGTCAGGACATTTATAATGTAAGACA encodes the following:
- the suhB_2 gene encoding inositol-1-monophosphatase; its protein translation is MTDDIGIGYFRSIGKRLREKIPGLRFSSTVQEPLERGASGDKTYRMDRVSEDIILEALYNTGHPLTIVSEEAGMIEIKGGGLRVLVDPVDGSKNAVTGIPMFCASMALVDGDRVSGLKMSYIINVLTGDEYWAVRGEGSFCNGRRLRTQGDDVMRVVLYETQNPGRDVPVILPLISSANRTRCFGSTALDLCFVAFGAASVYVNPAPARSFDFAGGLLIVEEAGGVVTDIEGNSIEDVELSMKRVSPLLVSANGRLHGKALERLSGGR